The following proteins are co-located in the Haloarcula marismortui ATCC 43049 genome:
- a CDS encoding MinD/ParA family ATP-binding protein, whose product MAGYVCTIAGGKGGVGKTTTAVNLGAVLQEMDYDVAVVDADLGMANLGSMLSVEPEKSLHEILAGEAAVSEALTDAPGGLTVIPGEQSLEAFADADPAKLRKVIKTLRNAYDVVLIDTGAGLSHEVAVPLGLADGIVLVTTPDDVAVGDTVKTAQLANRIDGTVLGSIINRATRHTDVASIAEQMEFPLLAVIPDDPQATTEEPLVLNAPESTAADAYQRLSEALEGVFFHGESPERDIETILDDEWFIEDTEDHSDADDEDSGGVFGLFN is encoded by the coding sequence ATGGCGGGGTATGTGTGTACGATTGCAGGCGGCAAGGGCGGCGTCGGGAAGACGACGACCGCGGTAAATCTCGGGGCCGTCTTGCAGGAGATGGACTACGACGTGGCCGTCGTCGACGCAGATCTGGGGATGGCGAATCTCGGCTCGATGCTCTCCGTGGAGCCCGAAAAGAGCCTCCACGAGATTCTGGCTGGCGAGGCTGCGGTGAGTGAGGCTCTGACTGATGCCCCGGGTGGGCTCACGGTGATTCCGGGCGAACAGTCCCTTGAGGCGTTTGCGGACGCTGACCCCGCAAAGCTCAGGAAAGTCATCAAGACGCTCCGAAATGCCTACGACGTGGTGCTGATCGACACCGGGGCTGGACTGAGCCACGAAGTCGCCGTGCCGCTGGGACTGGCTGACGGCATCGTCCTCGTCACGACCCCCGATGACGTTGCGGTGGGCGATACGGTCAAAACGGCCCAGCTAGCGAACCGCATTGACGGGACCGTTCTCGGCTCAATCATCAATCGCGCGACCCGCCACACTGATGTCGCGTCCATCGCCGAGCAGATGGAGTTCCCGCTGCTTGCGGTCATCCCGGATGACCCGCAGGCGACGACCGAGGAACCGCTCGTACTCAACGCCCCTGAGAGCACGGCTGCCGATGCCTATCAGCGACTGTCCGAGGCGCTGGAAGGCGTGTTCTTCCACGGCGAAAGCCCCGAACGGGATATCGAGACAATACTTGACGACGAGTGGTTCATTGAAGACACCGAGGACCACTCCGATGCCGACGACGAGGACTCTGGCGGCGTGTTTGGCCTGTTTAACTGA